One segment of Bacteroidota bacterium DNA contains the following:
- the sppA gene encoding signal peptide peptidase SppA, with protein sequence MKQFFKFTFATVLGVFLAWIIFIFLLVGIASLMSGGDDTKTIAENSVLELDLSPQIFDKVNDDPFADFNPMKIDSEKPLELLCVLNNIEKAKDDPKIKGIAITSGIISAGSSHLTAIRNKLKEFKDSGKFIIAYSDIYTQKGYWLSSVADTVFLNPVGSLQFKGLAAEITFFKKFQDKYGVKFDVIRHGKYKSAVEPFIEDKMSEANRQQTSALIGSIWNTYLNDISESRGISIEKLNEFADMRDAELPIDAMTKRLIDRVSYENDFYNSINHAIGEPLNSKPELVSLKDYRKVKPTVKKEFSRDKIAIIYAEGNIIYSQAEAFGSDKVVKPQQMVKAIRELKNDKKVKGVVLRVNSGGGSALTSDLIWHELELLKEIKPYVVSFGNVAASGGYYIACGADKIYAQENTITGSIGVFGMLPNLEKAAENMGITSEVVSTNKQSFDFSLIKGASPEIKQLILRSIENTYKTFVTRVVNGRKMKFEDVDAIGQGRVWSGKDGIEIGLVDEIGGLEDAIAHVAEKAELENYRLVSYPKEEDKYKKLLESFSSEAKLYLIKEELGDDAYKLYSDYKSYINSEGIQARIPFNITIN encoded by the coding sequence ATGAAACAATTTTTCAAATTTACTTTTGCTACGGTACTGGGTGTATTCTTAGCATGGATTATATTTATTTTCCTACTGGTGGGGATAGCTTCACTTATGTCGGGAGGTGATGACACAAAAACAATAGCGGAAAACTCAGTTTTAGAGCTCGATCTATCTCCACAGATTTTCGATAAGGTGAATGATGACCCATTTGCTGATTTTAACCCAATGAAAATTGATTCGGAGAAACCTCTTGAATTGTTATGTGTATTAAATAATATCGAAAAGGCAAAAGATGACCCGAAGATAAAAGGTATAGCAATAACAAGTGGAATTATCTCTGCCGGATCTTCACACCTTACAGCTATTAGAAACAAGCTAAAAGAATTTAAAGATTCGGGTAAGTTCATTATTGCTTATTCGGATATTTATACGCAAAAAGGCTATTGGCTGAGTTCCGTTGCTGATACTGTCTTCCTGAATCCGGTTGGGAGTTTGCAATTTAAAGGGCTAGCCGCTGAAATAACCTTTTTCAAAAAGTTTCAGGATAAATATGGAGTAAAATTTGATGTAATCAGACACGGAAAATACAAAAGTGCAGTAGAGCCCTTTATAGAAGATAAAATGAGTGAGGCAAACCGCCAACAAACATCAGCTTTAATCGGTTCAATATGGAACACTTACCTGAATGACATATCCGAATCCAGAGGTATTTCAATTGAAAAATTAAATGAATTTGCCGACATGAGAGACGCTGAACTACCTATTGATGCAATGACTAAGAGATTAATAGATAGAGTAAGCTACGAGAATGATTTTTATAATTCAATAAACCATGCCATAGGAGAACCTCTAAATTCAAAACCTGAACTTGTATCTTTAAAAGATTACCGAAAGGTGAAACCAACGGTAAAAAAAGAGTTCTCTAGAGATAAAATTGCAATAATCTACGCTGAAGGCAATATTATTTATTCTCAGGCTGAGGCTTTTGGCAGTGATAAGGTTGTAAAACCTCAACAAATGGTAAAAGCAATTCGAGAACTCAAAAACGACAAAAAGGTTAAAGGTGTAGTATTAAGGGTAAATTCAGGAGGAGGAAGCGCTCTTACAAGCGATTTGATCTGGCACGAACTGGAATTATTAAAAGAGATAAAACCATATGTTGTTTCCTTTGGAAATGTTGCTGCTTCAGGCGGATATTATATTGCATGTGGTGCTGATAAAATATATGCTCAGGAAAACACAATTACAGGATCTATAGGAGTATTTGGAATGCTGCCAAATCTGGAAAAAGCAGCAGAAAATATGGGTATTACAAGCGAAGTAGTATCTACAAATAAACAATCTTTCGACTTCTCCCTAATAAAAGGTGCTTCTCCCGAAATTAAACAACTTATCTTAAGAAGTATTGAAAACACCTATAAAACATTTGTTACCAGAGTTGTAAACGGCAGAAAGATGAAATTCGAAGATGTTGACGCTATTGGTCAGGGACGTGTTTGGAGTGGAAAAGACGGAATAGAAATAGGACTGGTAGATGAAATAGGTGGCTTAGAAGATGCAATTGCACATGTTGCAGAAAAAGCAGAACTCGAGAATTACAGATTAGTAAGTTACCCGAAAGAAGAAGATAAATACAAAAAATTATTGGAAAGTTTTAGCAGCGAGGCTAAACTATACCTTATAAAAGAAGAACTCGGAGATGATGCATATAAATTATACTCCGATTATAAGTCGTACATAAACAGTGAAGGTATTCAGGCCCGAATCCCTTTCAATATCACGATTAATTAA
- a CDS encoding DUF6588 family protein: protein MKKNLPLILILFSINIYAQRELNYERFLIAGEKEGTTLISDYLNPGMKGMMITSGSSWYSTAETHAQFGYDIALNTSSTFIPSSGESFKFNTSFNNIYLPDGETSLPTVAGSTSETPLMMASLDNDGNTLTAGINAPTGVGISPNVTPYTMLQLGFGVGWGTDIKFRFVPKLGYDSFKTGMWGIALQHDVFQYIPYEGKVPVHISILGGYSSTTAKWTLDPVDSQWAGSDQHTDFKVRTWTFQLLASTTFSIFDIYTGLGYDTSKSSYNMKGSYEVEYNTNYNSNDITKVTYSNPANGNFKYRGFNATFGTRINIKSFKIFADYSFNSYNSLTLGIAYSVN from the coding sequence ATGAAAAAAAATCTACCCTTAATATTGATATTATTCTCAATCAATATTTATGCACAACGCGAACTTAATTATGAACGCTTTCTTATCGCCGGAGAAAAAGAAGGGACAACATTAATAAGTGATTATCTTAATCCCGGTATGAAAGGTATGATGATTACTTCCGGATCTTCGTGGTATTCAACTGCAGAAACACACGCTCAATTCGGTTATGATATTGCTTTAAATACATCATCGACATTTATTCCTTCATCAGGTGAAAGTTTCAAATTTAACACCTCGTTTAATAATATATACCTTCCCGATGGAGAGACTTCGTTGCCAACAGTAGCCGGGTCTACTAGTGAAACACCCCTTATGATGGCAAGCCTCGATAACGACGGTAATACTTTAACAGCCGGCATCAATGCTCCAACCGGAGTAGGAATAAGCCCAAATGTAACTCCATATACAATGTTACAACTTGGATTTGGAGTAGGATGGGGTACAGATATAAAATTCAGATTTGTACCAAAACTGGGCTATGATTCATTTAAGACAGGAATGTGGGGCATAGCTCTGCAACACGATGTTTTTCAATATATCCCATACGAAGGAAAAGTACCTGTTCATATTAGTATTTTAGGTGGATATAGCAGCACTACCGCAAAGTGGACATTAGATCCTGTCGATAGTCAATGGGCCGGTTCCGATCAACATACAGATTTCAAAGTTCGTACATGGACCTTCCAGCTGTTAGCATCTACAACATTTTCTATTTTTGATATATATACAGGATTAGGTTACGATACTTCTAAATCTTCATACAACATGAAAGGTAGCTACGAGGTAGAATACAACACAAACTACAATTCAAACGATATCACAAAAGTAACATATAGCAATCCCGCTAATGGTAATTTTAAATACAGAGGATTCAACGCCACTTTTGGCACAAGAATAAATATTAAATCTTTTAAAATATTCGCAGATTACTCCTTCAATTCTTATAATTCTCTAACTCTGGGAATTGCCTATTCCGTAAACTAA
- a CDS encoding SDR family NAD(P)-dependent oxidoreductase, with product MIALITGATSGIGKSTAKKLAARKYNLIITGRRKERLVELSKKLKVEYSVDVLILNFDVRNNDEVVEHLSKLPGEWKNIDILINNAGLAAGLAPIQDGLISDWERMIDTNVKGLLYVTKIVSQIMISRKKGHIVNIGSIAGKEVYPNGNVYCGTKHAVDALTKGMRIDLVKYGIKVSSIDPGMVDTEFSLVRLGDEEKAAMVYEGLTPLYADDIADAIDFMVSRPAHVTINDMVIMPTAQASATVVDRK from the coding sequence ATGATCGCACTTATTACAGGAGCTACTTCGGGAATAGGAAAGTCAACAGCTAAAAAGTTAGCTGCACGAAAGTATAATCTTATTATTACCGGCCGACGAAAAGAAAGACTTGTAGAGTTATCAAAAAAGCTAAAGGTTGAATATAGTGTTGATGTTCTTATTCTGAATTTTGATGTAAGGAACAATGATGAGGTCGTTGAACATCTTTCTAAGCTCCCCGGGGAGTGGAAAAATATCGATATTTTGATAAACAATGCCGGATTAGCGGCAGGATTAGCACCTATTCAGGATGGACTCATATCTGATTGGGAAAGAATGATAGATACTAATGTAAAAGGCCTGTTGTATGTTACAAAGATTGTTTCCCAAATAATGATCTCGCGAAAAAAAGGCCATATTGTAAACATTGGATCAATAGCTGGGAAAGAAGTATATCCTAACGGGAATGTGTATTGTGGTACAAAACATGCTGTTGATGCGCTTACTAAAGGGATGCGTATTGATTTGGTAAAGTACGGGATCAAAGTTTCGTCTATAGATCCTGGGATGGTAGATACTGAGTTCTCTTTAGTGCGTTTGGGTGATGAGGAAAAAGCCGCTATGGTTTACGAGGGATTAACCCCTCTTTATGCAGATGATATTGCCGATGCTATTGATTTTATGGTGAGCCGACCTGCACACGTTACAATAAACGATATGGTTATAATGCCTACAGCACAGGCAAGTGCGACGGTAGTTGACCGAAAATAA
- a CDS encoding thymidylate synthase, whose product MKQYLNLIETVLEKGVKKEDRTGTGTVSVFGHQMRFDLSEGFPMITTKKLHLKSIIHELLWFLEGDTNIKYLTEHGVRIWNEWADENGDLGPVYGAQWRSWKGANGQTVDQITQAIDQIKNNPDSRRIIVSAWNVGELDQMALMPCHAFFQFYVADGKLSCQLYQRSADIFLGVPFNIASYALLTMMMAQVTGLEPGDFVHTFGDAHIYSNHMDQVELQLSRETRKLPVMKINPDVKSIFDFKFEDFELEGYDPHPHIKGAVAV is encoded by the coding sequence ATGAAACAGTATTTGAACCTTATAGAAACAGTTTTAGAAAAGGGAGTTAAAAAAGAGGATAGAACAGGAACAGGAACTGTTAGTGTTTTTGGACATCAAATGCGTTTTGATTTGTCAGAAGGTTTCCCGATGATCACTACTAAGAAACTTCACCTAAAATCAATTATACACGAACTTCTTTGGTTTTTGGAAGGCGATACCAATATTAAATATCTAACTGAACATGGGGTTAGAATCTGGAATGAATGGGCTGATGAAAACGGGGATCTGGGGCCGGTTTATGGAGCTCAGTGGCGTAGTTGGAAAGGAGCAAACGGACAGACTGTAGATCAAATTACTCAGGCTATAGATCAGATAAAAAACAACCCTGATTCTCGAAGAATAATTGTTTCTGCCTGGAATGTTGGAGAGCTCGATCAAATGGCATTGATGCCATGTCATGCTTTTTTCCAGTTTTATGTAGCCGATGGTAAATTGTCGTGCCAGTTATACCAGCGTAGCGCAGATATATTTTTGGGAGTACCTTTTAATATTGCATCTTATGCATTGTTGACTATGATGATGGCGCAAGTTACAGGGTTAGAACCTGGTGATTTTGTGCATACTTTTGGCGATGCCCACATCTATTCAAATCACATGGATCAGGTAGAGTTACAACTTAGTAGGGAAACAAGAAAGTTGCCTGTTATGAAGATTAATCCTGATGTGAAAAGTATTTTTGACTTTAAATTTGAAGATTTTGAGTTGGAAGGTTACGATCCTCACCCTCATATTAAGGGTGCTGTAGCAGTTTAA
- a CDS encoding nitroreductase family protein, which produces MMDTILKHRTIRKYKKDSIPDSDLEKMLEAGIRASTTGNMQLYSIVVTRDDEMKEKLAPAHFNQPMVTEAPVVLTFCADFNRFNKWCEARDAKPGYDNFLSFYTASVDAILVAQNVTLAAEDMGYGICYLGTTNYTAQQIIDTLNLPKGVVPVTTITVGVPDESPELVDRLPLDGVIHFEEYQDYSSEDIDRIYEEKEELESSKELLEINQKETLAQVFTDNRYTKENNVAFSKALLEVLEKQGFMNQ; this is translated from the coding sequence ATGATGGATACAATATTAAAACACAGAACTATTCGTAAGTACAAAAAAGACAGTATTCCGGATAGCGATTTAGAAAAAATGTTGGAAGCGGGTATTAGGGCATCTACTACAGGTAATATGCAATTGTACAGCATTGTTGTTACCCGCGATGATGAGATGAAAGAAAAACTTGCTCCCGCACATTTTAACCAGCCAATGGTAACAGAAGCTCCTGTGGTTTTAACTTTTTGTGCTGATTTTAATCGCTTTAATAAGTGGTGCGAAGCACGCGATGCTAAACCCGGATATGATAATTTTTTGTCTTTTTACACAGCTTCTGTCGATGCTATTTTAGTAGCTCAAAATGTTACACTTGCTGCTGAAGATATGGGGTATGGTATTTGTTATTTAGGAACAACAAACTACACGGCTCAACAAATAATCGATACCTTGAACTTGCCTAAGGGTGTAGTTCCTGTTACAACTATAACTGTTGGAGTGCCGGATGAAAGTCCTGAATTAGTAGATCGTCTACCTTTAGATGGAGTAATTCATTTTGAAGAATATCAGGACTATTCGTCTGAAGATATTGATAGAATTTACGAGGAGAAAGAAGAATTAGAATCTTCTAAGGAACTTTTGGAAATAAACCAAAAGGAAACCCTTGCCCAGGTATTTACGGATAACAGGTACACGAAGGAGAATAATGTTGCTTTTTCGAAAGCCCTGCTAGAGGTGTTGGAAAAACAAGGCTTTATGAATCAATAA
- a CDS encoding M3 family metallopeptidase — protein sequence MKFKFIKKASLALMVSTVMVACSSEEKKEVEEANPLIGEFTNKFGTAPFDNIEVEHFMPAINEGIAQGKAEIEKITSNSDEATFENTIEALSVSGSLLNRTQVLLGHLNSAETNDSIQKTQREVSPLVTEYYNDILLNEALFNRIKSVYDKKDELNLDAEQTTLLENTYKSFAKNGASLDKEQKEVLRNINKELSRLSILFGEHSLAETNGKFIEVKTEEELSGIPQDAIERAKGVAKEKGLDSSWVFTLHAPSYVVVMKYADNRDLRENMYRSYKAQGNNGNENDNSEVVKDIVKLRYEKAKLLGYNNYADFVLTDRMADSAPQVTGFLDDLLALALPVAKAEKAEVQKYMKNNGADYELQGWDWSYFSNKLKKEKFNINDADLKPYFEIERVQKGMFEIANKLYGLNFTEINDIPTWHKDVKTFDVTDENGEHIAVFYTDYFPRPGKRGGAWMNSLKKQRMENGKNIRPQVINICNFTPPSESQPSLLTFREVETMFHEFGHGLHGMLANTQYEELSGTSVYRDFVELPSQVMENWVSEPEALKLFAKHYETGEVIPADLVEKILASSNFNEGYATIRQLSFGFLDMDWHSLGAEEVAVDLNVSEFEKEAMAKTNIFPEVENDIMSTQFGHLFAGGYAAGYYSYKWAEVLDADAFEAFKTNGIFDKETAKSFRDNVLSKGGTEHPMLLYKRFRGAEPSPTALAKRAGFIK from the coding sequence ATGAAGTTTAAATTTATAAAGAAAGCCTCGTTAGCATTAATGGTTTCAACTGTTATGGTAGCGTGTAGTTCAGAAGAGAAAAAAGAGGTGGAGGAAGCGAATCCATTGATTGGAGAGTTTACGAATAAGTTTGGAACAGCTCCTTTTGATAATATTGAGGTAGAGCATTTTATGCCTGCCATAAACGAAGGTATTGCACAAGGTAAAGCTGAGATCGAAAAAATCACAAGTAACAGTGACGAAGCTACTTTTGAAAATACAATTGAAGCATTATCAGTTTCAGGGAGCTTATTAAACAGAACACAAGTTTTACTTGGACATCTAAATTCGGCAGAGACCAATGATTCGATACAAAAAACTCAACGTGAGGTATCGCCACTTGTAACTGAATACTACAATGATATTCTGTTGAATGAGGCTCTTTTTAACAGGATAAAATCTGTATACGATAAAAAGGATGAGCTTAATTTGGATGCAGAGCAAACTACCTTATTAGAAAATACGTATAAATCATTCGCTAAAAACGGAGCATCGCTTGATAAGGAACAAAAGGAAGTGTTAAGAAATATCAATAAGGAACTTTCCAGACTTTCAATATTATTTGGAGAGCATTCGTTAGCTGAAACTAACGGGAAATTTATTGAGGTTAAAACAGAAGAAGAGCTTTCAGGTATCCCGCAGGATGCTATCGAAAGAGCTAAGGGAGTTGCAAAGGAAAAAGGGCTTGACAGTTCTTGGGTATTTACTCTTCATGCACCTAGTTATGTGGTTGTGATGAAATATGCTGATAACAGAGATCTTCGCGAAAATATGTATAGATCTTATAAAGCTCAGGGAAACAATGGTAACGAAAATGATAACAGCGAGGTTGTAAAGGACATTGTTAAGTTGCGTTATGAAAAAGCAAAATTACTTGGATATAATAATTATGCCGATTTTGTATTAACCGATCGAATGGCTGATTCTGCACCTCAGGTAACAGGATTCCTTGACGATTTACTTGCACTTGCTTTACCGGTGGCTAAAGCGGAGAAGGCAGAAGTTCAGAAATATATGAAGAATAATGGTGCTGATTATGAACTACAGGGTTGGGACTGGTCTTATTTTTCAAATAAATTGAAAAAAGAAAAATTCAATATCAATGATGCTGATCTTAAGCCTTATTTTGAGATTGAAAGAGTTCAAAAAGGAATGTTCGAAATTGCTAATAAGCTTTACGGATTAAACTTCACTGAAATTAATGATATTCCAACCTGGCACAAGGATGTAAAAACCTTTGATGTTACTGATGAGAACGGTGAGCACATTGCAGTTTTCTATACAGATTATTTTCCTAGACCGGGGAAACGTGGTGGAGCATGGATGAATTCTTTGAAGAAACAAAGAATGGAAAACGGTAAAAATATTCGTCCACAGGTGATTAATATTTGCAACTTTACACCTCCAAGCGAATCACAACCATCTTTGCTTACATTTAGAGAAGTGGAAACAATGTTCCATGAATTTGGACACGGATTACACGGGATGCTTGCCAATACTCAGTATGAAGAATTATCAGGAACTAGTGTGTACAGAGATTTCGTTGAACTTCCTTCTCAAGTTATGGAGAACTGGGTTAGCGAACCGGAAGCTTTAAAATTATTTGCAAAGCACTATGAAACGGGAGAAGTTATACCGGCTGATTTGGTCGAGAAAATTTTGGCAAGTTCAAACTTCAATGAGGGTTATGCAACAATTCGTCAGTTGAGTTTTGGTTTCCTTGATATGGATTGGCATTCTTTAGGAGCTGAAGAGGTGGCAGTCGATTTAAATGTTAGTGAATTTGAAAAGGAGGCCATGGCCAAAACAAATATCTTCCCTGAAGTGGAAAATGATATTATGAGTACTCAGTTTGGGCATTTGTTTGCCGGAGGATATGCAGCAGGATATTACAGTTATAAATGGGCTGAAGTATTGGATGCAGATGCTTTTGAGGCTTTTAAAACAAACGGTATTTTTGATAAGGAGACAGCTAAAAGCTTTAGAGATAATGTTCTTAGTAAAGGCGGAACAGAGCATCCTATGTTGCTTTATAAAAGATTTAGGGGAGCAGAGCCTTCACCGACAGCTTTAGCAAAAAGGGCAGGATTTATTAAGTAA
- a CDS encoding LD-carboxypeptidase, translating to MQRRNFLRNIALASASVPLMSFDSFDSAEEENELKITKPKALKKGDTIGLITPGSYISDEGLETAIDNVKSLGFKVKLSKNIRKERGYTAGSKEERVDDLHEMFADPEIKGIWAARGGYGCSGLLPLIDFDLIRKNPKVFIGYSDITVLHLAIFKKTGLVTFHGPVASSTFTDYTRKYVEKMITSTEIPPKVYPCKENDTEALENEFFKPKVFKSGKAKGRLVGGNLSLIAALVGTEWEMELSDKLIFIEDIGEAPYRIDRMLIQVDQNKDLNDAKGLIFGVFDDAEKPEDELSLSLEQMFDDNTKDLEIPCAYGFSFGHIDNQFTLPLGIMARMNSDKRTIEFLESAVV from the coding sequence ATGCAAAGAAGAAATTTTTTAAGAAATATAGCTTTGGCTTCGGCATCTGTCCCATTGATGTCGTTTGATTCTTTTGATTCTGCTGAAGAAGAAAATGAATTGAAGATAACTAAGCCAAAAGCACTGAAAAAAGGTGATACAATTGGCTTAATAACTCCGGGGAGCTATATAAGTGATGAGGGACTGGAAACGGCAATTGATAATGTGAAATCCTTAGGATTTAAGGTTAAGCTTTCTAAGAATATCAGGAAGGAACGGGGCTATACTGCCGGAAGCAAAGAAGAAAGGGTTGATGATTTGCATGAGATGTTTGCAGATCCGGAAATTAAAGGAATATGGGCTGCCCGCGGGGGCTACGGATGTTCCGGTTTACTCCCTTTAATCGACTTTGATCTAATCAGGAAAAATCCCAAAGTCTTTATAGGATACAGCGATATTACTGTTTTACATTTGGCAATATTCAAAAAGACAGGGCTTGTGACTTTTCACGGACCTGTGGCATCATCTACTTTTACAGATTATACCAGGAAATATGTTGAGAAAATGATTACTTCTACCGAAATTCCTCCAAAGGTATATCCATGTAAAGAAAATGACACCGAAGCTTTGGAGAATGAATTTTTCAAACCAAAGGTGTTTAAATCCGGAAAGGCCAAAGGAAGATTGGTTGGGGGAAATTTAAGTCTTATCGCTGCATTGGTCGGTACTGAATGGGAAATGGAATTGTCAGACAAATTAATTTTTATCGAGGATATTGGTGAGGCACCCTATAGAATAGACAGGATGTTGATTCAGGTTGACCAGAATAAAGATTTAAATGATGCCAAAGGATTGATTTTTGGTGTTTTTGATGATGCGGAAAAACCTGAAGACGAGCTTTCATTATCATTAGAACAAATGTTTGATGATAATACCAAAGATCTGGAAATACCTTGTGCTTACGGCTTCTCATTCGGGCATATCGATAACCAGTTTACTCTGCCGTTAGGAATAATGGCAAGGATGAATTCTGATAAGAGGACTATTGAGTTCTTGGAAAGTGCTGTGGTATAA
- a CDS encoding PspA/IM30 family protein, producing MNIFKRIFNVGKAEAHSAVDKLEDPIKMTEQGIRDLKKDLDNALKALAEIKALAIRSRNDFNTAQAKSKDYESKAVLLLKRAERGEMEMAEAERLATEALSKKEESVQLMDQSRVEKEKFETNVSQMERKINQLKKQISTYENELRTLKARVKVSSATKNINKQMANIDSGSTVSMLEKMKDKVAEEEALAEAYGDVANESRSLDDEIDKALEGESASKASDDLAALKAKLGMDKKD from the coding sequence ATGAACATTTTTAAGCGCATATTTAACGTAGGAAAAGCAGAAGCACATTCAGCAGTAGATAAATTAGAGGATCCAATAAAGATGACCGAACAGGGAATTAGGGATCTAAAAAAGGATTTGGACAATGCATTGAAGGCTTTAGCTGAGATAAAAGCATTAGCAATAAGGTCTAGAAACGACTTTAATACTGCCCAGGCAAAGTCAAAGGATTACGAGAGTAAGGCTGTTTTATTGCTTAAGAGAGCCGAAAGGGGAGAAATGGAAATGGCAGAGGCTGAGAGATTAGCAACTGAAGCACTATCCAAAAAAGAGGAAAGTGTTCAATTGATGGATCAGTCTAGAGTTGAAAAAGAAAAATTTGAGACAAATGTGTCACAGATGGAACGAAAAATTAATCAGTTAAAGAAGCAAATTTCTACTTACGAAAACGAGTTGAGGACTCTTAAAGCCAGAGTGAAAGTTAGTTCTGCTACCAAGAATATTAATAAGCAGATGGCTAATATTGATTCGGGGTCTACTGTTTCGATGTTAGAAAAAATGAAAGATAAAGTAGCAGAGGAAGAAGCTTTAGCTGAGGCCTATGGAGATGTTGCAAATGAGAGTCGTTCTCTGGATGATGAAATAGATAAGGCGCTTGAAGGAGAGTCTGCCTCAAAGGCTTCAGATGATTTGGCAGCCTTAAAAGCTAAACTTGGGATGGATAAGAAGGATTAA
- a CDS encoding molecular chaperone Tir has protein sequence MKNSDYNKVGEYLLDLGYTIIHQDDDSEVYVVEKEADGINNLFIGVANPILIIEQFLFNMEEDNPQVFRNLLIKNRDIIHGAFVLDEGGNKVIFRDTLQIENLDLNELEGSLNSLSLLLNEYSEELIEFSKM, from the coding sequence ATGAAAAATTCAGATTATAATAAAGTAGGGGAGTATCTTCTTGATTTAGGTTATACAATAATACATCAGGATGATGATTCTGAAGTTTACGTTGTAGAAAAAGAAGCGGACGGAATTAACAATCTTTTTATTGGTGTTGCAAATCCAATCCTGATTATTGAACAATTCCTATTTAATATGGAGGAAGATAATCCTCAGGTATTCAGGAATCTTTTGATAAAGAATAGAGATATTATACACGGGGCTTTTGTGCTTGATGAGGGTGGAAATAAAGTTATTTTCAGAGATACTCTTCAGATAGAAAACTTAGACCTAAACGAATTGGAAGGATCATTAAATTCGTTGAGTTTACTATTAAATGAATATTCAGAAGAATTGATCGAATTTTCAAAAATGTAA
- a CDS encoding helix-turn-helix transcriptional regulator, whose translation MQNKLAQMSFIGKNIRKIRTVKQLNQSQFAELFGLSRASIGSYEEGRAEPKIDKIIDIAKYFSIELDLILEKELSVNEISGFKLADSKMISGNGNNLLEAKKTKAKRIIYIKHKSEKKFIKHILDDQKWKSDEIELPPTINDNSSIAFEHNDNAMDLNNNGISMSDIVFGKTTNFENIFDGYIYIIVQRDSICLRKAFVNDDKITLKAINVNFQPKIIKKDDVVAIYKITAVIKNSINHFID comes from the coding sequence ATGCAAAATAAATTAGCGCAAATGTCATTTATTGGTAAAAATATTAGAAAAATACGGACTGTAAAACAGTTAAATCAGAGTCAGTTCGCTGAATTATTTGGACTTTCCCGAGCATCAATAGGCTCTTATGAAGAAGGGAGAGCAGAACCTAAGATTGATAAAATTATCGATATTGCTAAATATTTTAGCATTGAGTTAGACCTGATACTGGAAAAAGAACTGTCGGTAAACGAGATAAGTGGATTCAAACTTGCAGATAGTAAAATGATCTCGGGTAACGGGAATAACCTTTTGGAAGCAAAAAAGACCAAAGCCAAGCGAATTATTTATATTAAGCATAAATCTGAAAAAAAATTCATCAAGCATATTCTGGACGATCAAAAATGGAAGAGCGATGAAATTGAACTACCCCCAACAATCAACGATAACAGCTCCATAGCTTTTGAACACAACGATAATGCTATGGACCTGAATAATAATGGTATTTCTATGTCGGATATTGTTTTTGGAAAGACGACAAATTTTGAGAATATCTTTGACGGATATATATATATTATTGTTCAAAGAGATTCTATTTGCCTGAGAAAAGCATTTGTAAATGATGACAAGATTACATTGAAAGCCATAAATGTCAACTTTCAGCCAAAAATAATTAAGAAGGATGATGTTGTTGCTATATATAAAATAACTGCTGTAATTAAAAACTCTATTAATCACTTTATTGATTAA
- a CDS encoding TetR/AcrR family transcriptional regulator has translation MEETVKKLDKRTLILNTTLGLLSENGFHGTPISLIAEKANIGAGTIYRYFKNKEELINELFIEIEHRVINAMYRGYNKSAPYKERFGILWINMINYYVKNPEEFVFIEQHRYAPYVSTLTRSESMRVLSPVLMFFLEGKRNKYIKHLPLYTIIGLIYGPIITIVKLNLDHNRTLTNEQINEAAKACWDAVKHN, from the coding sequence ATGGAAGAAACAGTTAAAAAGTTAGATAAAAGAACCTTGATACTTAACACCACTCTTGGATTATTGTCCGAGAATGGTTTCCATGGTACACCGATTTCTTTAATTGCAGAAAAAGCAAATATCGGGGCAGGAACTATATATCGTTACTTCAAAAACAAAGAAGAGCTTATTAATGAACTTTTTATAGAAATAGAACATCGTGTAATTAATGCCATGTATAGAGGATACAATAAAAGCGCCCCCTACAAGGAGCGTTTTGGAATTCTTTGGATAAACATGATCAATTATTACGTAAAAAATCCGGAAGAGTTTGTATTCATAGAGCAGCACAGATACGCACCATATGTAAGTACCTTAACCCGTTCGGAAAGTATGAGGGTTTTATCGCCGGTACTTATGTTTTTTCTGGAAGGGAAGAGAAACAAGTACATAAAACACTTACCTCTGTACACGATTATAGGATTGATTTATGGACCTATTATCACCATTGTAAAATTGAATTTAGACCATAATAGAACCTTAACTAATGAACAGATAAACGAAGCGGCTAAAGCTTGTTGGGATGCTGTGAAACACAATTAA